A genomic stretch from Apis cerana isolate GH-2021 linkage group LG9, AcerK_1.0, whole genome shotgun sequence includes:
- the LOC108003460 gene encoding uncharacterized protein LOC108003460 isoform X2, producing MDARFRSNLDMIGRNEPITRKARFWQSYVRALKGTDDIRAPEHTHRPRSIFRSDYPELHSTSWPFGKSIFENPIHAADRINVPGYRYLPVHREIYGYSPRQIYPHQYKPVERFIPAKPFDPEQAWADHLNRLADIDKLYPSKSPLLARHISPPLSTKRLFDIHGNLVTDYDYLPSFPSLLRKKPLFDLLEPSVMAPISAFTRDPWWYPSYAPYIPSYAAKSTPFYLRDSYLSPVKRSYLWSRHPIRPFAHAY from the exons ATGGATGCGCGCTTTAGAAGCAATCTCGACATGATTGGGCGCAACGAGCCTATCACAAGGAAAGCCAGATTCTGGCAAAGTTATGTTCGAGCCTTAAAAG GCACCGATGATATCAGAGCCCCTGAGCACACGCACAGACCTCGCAGTATTTTCCGCTCAGATTACCCTGAGCTGCATTCCACCTCGTGGCCTTTTGGAAAATCTATCTTTGAAAATCCCATCCACGCAGCTGATCGCATCAATGTTCCTGGATACAG GTACCTGCCTGTTCACCGTGAGATCTATGGTTACTCACCGAGGCAGATCTACCCGCATCAATACAAACCTGTAGAACGCTTCATCCCTG CGAAACCATTCGACCCTGAGCAAGCTTGGGCTGATCATCTGAATCGCTTGGCAGACATTGACAAGCTGTATCCAAGCAAATCGCCTTTGCTGGCTCGGCATATTAGCCCTCCTCTCAGTACGAAACGATTGTTCGATATCCACG gtAACTTGGTAACCGATTACGATTATTTACCATCGTTCCCTTCGTTGTTACGCAAGAAACCATTATTCGACCTCCTTGAGCCATCAGTAATGGCACCGATCAGCGCTTTCACTAGAGACCCATGGTGGTATCCTAGTTATGCTCCTTATATTCCAAGTTATGCTGCGAAATCCACTCCGTTTTATCTGAGAGATAGTTACCTAAGTCCTGTTAAACGTAGCTACCTATGGAGTCGACATCCCATCAGGCCTTTCG CTCATGCCTATTGA
- the LOC108003460 gene encoding uncharacterized protein LOC108003460 isoform X4: MDARFRSNLDMIGRNEPITRKARFWQSYVRALKGTDDIRAPEHTHRPRSIFRSDYPELHSTSWPFGKSIFENPIHAADRINVPGYRYLPVHREIYGYSPRQIYPHQYKPVERFIPGNLVTDYDYLPSFPSLLRKKPLFDLLEPSVMAPISAFTRDPWWYPSYAPYIPSYAAKSTPFYLRDSYLSPVKRSYLWSRHPIRPFAHAY; the protein is encoded by the exons ATGGATGCGCGCTTTAGAAGCAATCTCGACATGATTGGGCGCAACGAGCCTATCACAAGGAAAGCCAGATTCTGGCAAAGTTATGTTCGAGCCTTAAAAG GCACCGATGATATCAGAGCCCCTGAGCACACGCACAGACCTCGCAGTATTTTCCGCTCAGATTACCCTGAGCTGCATTCCACCTCGTGGCCTTTTGGAAAATCTATCTTTGAAAATCCCATCCACGCAGCTGATCGCATCAATGTTCCTGGATACAG GTACCTGCCTGTTCACCGTGAGATCTATGGTTACTCACCGAGGCAGATCTACCCGCATCAATACAAACCTGTAGAACGCTTCATCCCTG gtAACTTGGTAACCGATTACGATTATTTACCATCGTTCCCTTCGTTGTTACGCAAGAAACCATTATTCGACCTCCTTGAGCCATCAGTAATGGCACCGATCAGCGCTTTCACTAGAGACCCATGGTGGTATCCTAGTTATGCTCCTTATATTCCAAGTTATGCTGCGAAATCCACTCCGTTTTATCTGAGAGATAGTTACCTAAGTCCTGTTAAACGTAGCTACCTATGGAGTCGACATCCCATCAGGCCTTTCG CTCATGCCTATTGA
- the LOC108003460 gene encoding uncharacterized protein LOC108003460 isoform X1 — MDARFRSNLDMIGRNEPITRKARFWQSYVRALKGTDDIRAPEHTHRPRSIFRSDYPELHSTSWPFGKSIFENPIHAADRINVPGYRYLPVHREIYGYSPRQIYPHQYKPVERFIPAKPFDPEQAWADHLNRLADIDKLYPSKSPLLARHISPPLSTKRLFDIHGNLVTDYDYLPSFPSLLRKKPLFDLLEPSVMAPISAFTRDPWWYPSYAPYIPSYAAKSTPFYLRDSYLSPVKRSYLWSRHPIRPFGALYYYYSQPVPRFHFTRPWYNKRTTY, encoded by the exons ATGGATGCGCGCTTTAGAAGCAATCTCGACATGATTGGGCGCAACGAGCCTATCACAAGGAAAGCCAGATTCTGGCAAAGTTATGTTCGAGCCTTAAAAG GCACCGATGATATCAGAGCCCCTGAGCACACGCACAGACCTCGCAGTATTTTCCGCTCAGATTACCCTGAGCTGCATTCCACCTCGTGGCCTTTTGGAAAATCTATCTTTGAAAATCCCATCCACGCAGCTGATCGCATCAATGTTCCTGGATACAG GTACCTGCCTGTTCACCGTGAGATCTATGGTTACTCACCGAGGCAGATCTACCCGCATCAATACAAACCTGTAGAACGCTTCATCCCTG CGAAACCATTCGACCCTGAGCAAGCTTGGGCTGATCATCTGAATCGCTTGGCAGACATTGACAAGCTGTATCCAAGCAAATCGCCTTTGCTGGCTCGGCATATTAGCCCTCCTCTCAGTACGAAACGATTGTTCGATATCCACG gtAACTTGGTAACCGATTACGATTATTTACCATCGTTCCCTTCGTTGTTACGCAAGAAACCATTATTCGACCTCCTTGAGCCATCAGTAATGGCACCGATCAGCGCTTTCACTAGAGACCCATGGTGGTATCCTAGTTATGCTCCTTATATTCCAAGTTATGCTGCGAAATCCACTCCGTTTTATCTGAGAGATAGTTACCTAAGTCCTGTTAAACGTAGCTACCTATGGAGTCGACATCCCATCAGGCCTTTCG GAGCGTTATACTACTATTATTCGCAGCCAGTTCCACGATTTCACTTTACCCGCCCATGGTACAATAAACGTACCACATATTAA
- the LOC108003338 gene encoding serine/threonine-protein phosphatase PP1-beta catalytic subunit isoform X2: protein MADVELNVDNLIQRLLEVRGCRPGKTVLMSEGEVRGLCLKSREIFLQQPILLELEAPLKICGDIHGQYTDLLRLFEYGGFPPEANYLFLGDYVDRGKQSLETICLLLAYKIKYPENFFLLRGNHECASINRIYGFYDECKRRYNIKLWKTFTDCFNCLPIAAIIDEKIFCCHGGLSPDLQNMEQIKRIMRPTDVPDTGLLCDLLWSDPDKEVQGWGENDRGVSFTFGPDVVSKFLNRHDMDLICRAHQVVEDGYEFFAKRQLVTLFSAPNYCGEFDNAGGMMSVDETLMCSFQILKPSEKKAKYQYLSLNTGQATRPSTPQRNPAKKK from the exons TCCGAGGATGCCGACCAGGAAAGACCGTCTTAATGTCAGAGGGAGAGGTGCGTGGCCTTTGTCTCAAGTCACGGGAAATTTTCCTGCAACAACCGATCCTGCTTGAATTGGAGGCGCCACTTAAGATCTGCGGTGATATTCACGGCCAATACACTGACTTGTTACGGCTATTTGAATATGGCGGTTTCCCGCCAGAGGCGAACTACTTATTTCTTGGTGATTACGTAGACAGGGGCAAACAATCGTTAGAGACGATATGCTTGTTGCTTGCCTACAAAATCAAATACCCGGAGAATTTCTTCCTATTGCGAGGTAATCACGAATGCGCAAGCATAAACAGGATATACGGGTTCTACGACGAGTGCAAGAGGCGGTACAACATTAAACTATGGAAAACGTTCACCGATTGCTTCAATTGTCTTCCAATCGCCGCGATTATCGACGAGAAGATATTTTGCTGTCATGGAGGTCTCAGTCCAGATCTTCAg AATATGGAACAAATCAAAAGAATTATGCGTCCGACAGATGTACCTGATACTGGCCTTCTCTGTGATTTGTTATGGTCAGATCCAGATAAAGAAGTCCAG GGATGGGGTGAAAATGATAGAGGTGTATCTTTCACATTTGGTCCAGATGTAGTATCGAAGTTTTTAAATCGTCATGATATGGACTTAATATGTAGAGCACATCAAGTAGTCGAAGATGGCTatgaattttttgcaaaaagacAGTTAGTTACCTTGTTTTCTGCGCCAAATTATTGCGGAGAATTCGACAATGCCGGAGGAATGATGAGCGTCGACGAAACTCTAATGTGCAGTTTTCAG ATTTTGAAACCATCAGAGAAGAAAGCTAAATACCAGTACTTAAGTTTGAACACGGGTCAAGCTACCAGACCATCTACACCACAAAGGAATCCAGCCAAAAAGAAATGA
- the LOC108003460 gene encoding uncharacterized protein LOC108003460 isoform X3, whose protein sequence is MDARFRSNLDMIGRNEPITRKARFWQSYVRALKGTDDIRAPEHTHRPRSIFRSDYPELHSTSWPFGKSIFENPIHAADRINVPGYRYLPVHREIYGYSPRQIYPHQYKPVERFIPGNLVTDYDYLPSFPSLLRKKPLFDLLEPSVMAPISAFTRDPWWYPSYAPYIPSYAAKSTPFYLRDSYLSPVKRSYLWSRHPIRPFGALYYYYSQPVPRFHFTRPWYNKRTTY, encoded by the exons ATGGATGCGCGCTTTAGAAGCAATCTCGACATGATTGGGCGCAACGAGCCTATCACAAGGAAAGCCAGATTCTGGCAAAGTTATGTTCGAGCCTTAAAAG GCACCGATGATATCAGAGCCCCTGAGCACACGCACAGACCTCGCAGTATTTTCCGCTCAGATTACCCTGAGCTGCATTCCACCTCGTGGCCTTTTGGAAAATCTATCTTTGAAAATCCCATCCACGCAGCTGATCGCATCAATGTTCCTGGATACAG GTACCTGCCTGTTCACCGTGAGATCTATGGTTACTCACCGAGGCAGATCTACCCGCATCAATACAAACCTGTAGAACGCTTCATCCCTG gtAACTTGGTAACCGATTACGATTATTTACCATCGTTCCCTTCGTTGTTACGCAAGAAACCATTATTCGACCTCCTTGAGCCATCAGTAATGGCACCGATCAGCGCTTTCACTAGAGACCCATGGTGGTATCCTAGTTATGCTCCTTATATTCCAAGTTATGCTGCGAAATCCACTCCGTTTTATCTGAGAGATAGTTACCTAAGTCCTGTTAAACGTAGCTACCTATGGAGTCGACATCCCATCAGGCCTTTCG GAGCGTTATACTACTATTATTCGCAGCCAGTTCCACGATTTCACTTTACCCGCCCATGGTACAATAAACGTACCACATATTAA